One part of the Raphanus sativus cultivar WK10039 chromosome 7, ASM80110v3, whole genome shotgun sequence genome encodes these proteins:
- the LOC108815804 gene encoding nuclear-pore anchor-like isoform X1, with translation MPLFMPDDDLARLSNDAASVVVVAERADEYIRKLYADLDSVRAKADAASITAEQTCSLLEQKYLSLSRDFASLESHNAKLQSDLDDRLAELAQSQAQKHQLHLQSIEKDGELERVTTEMSELHKSKRQLMELLEQRDSEISEKNSNIKSYLEKIVKLTDASSEKESRFAEAGAELARSQAMCFRLSQEKELMERHTKWLDEELTAKVDSYAELRRRHSDLEAEMSAKLVDVEKNYNECSSSLNWHKERLRELETKITSLQEELSSCKDAATTTEEQYSAELLTANKLVELYKESSEEWSRKAGELEGVIKALEARLSQVESGYKDRLEKEMSTNQKLEKENEDIKQKLEKYEAEIEKTRKTDELTLVPFSSFTRGVDVSGTSNMIEESHEIISKVPAGVSGTALAASLLRDGWSLTKIYEKYQEAVDAMRHEQLGRKEAELILQRVLSELEEKAGFFQEERGEHERLVEAYSLVSQKLQDSVSEQSYMEKIIMELKAELRRRERESILYQKDISDLQKQVTILLKECRDVQLRCGAARDEEEDDTQLSDVEMDLESEADKIISEHLLKFKDINGLVEQNVKLRNLVRSLSEQIESREMELKEKYEIDLKKKTDEASSKVAIVLERAEEQGKMIESLHASVAMYKRLYEEEQKLHSSNSHFSVSPPAVVPGRKNFLHLLEDSQEATKRAQEKTFERIRSLEEDLAKARSEIIAIRSERDKLSMEANFAREKLEGIMKESERKREEMNSVLARNIEFSQLIIDHQRKLRESSESLHAAEGISRKLSMEVSVLKQEKEVLSNAEKRASDEVCVLSQRVYRLQATLDTIQSTEEVREEARAVERRKQEEHIKQLEKEWAEAKRELQEERSNARNSTSDRNQTLNNAVRQVEEMGKELANALKDVSEAESRASVAEARLSDLEKKIRSSDPKVRDMDSGAVVSLSDNEISVGLHTAKDEMEKLRGEVESSKSHMLQYKSIAQVNETALKQMESAHENFRIEAEKTHKSLEEELVSLRERVSELENDCIQKSEQIANAAAGKEDALVSASAEIASLREESLIKSSQIEAVNIQMSTLKNDLEKEHEKWRVAQRNYERQVILQSETIQELTKTSQALASLQEEASELRKLADARGTEISELTSKWSEEKYMLEQQKNLAEKKYHELNEQNKILHSRLEAMHLHSAEKDSRSGKISSESTGSDQLGDSGLQTVVNYLRRTKEIAETEISLMKQEKLRLQSQLESAVKMADSARGSLNAERASTRATLLTEDEIKSLQLQVNEMNLLRESNIQLREENKHNFEECQRLREVSQKARMDFENSENLLKQKQTELDLCMKETERLRKEIDLQKRRVDELRETYKNIDVADYNRLKDEVRQFEEKLKGKDAHIEEIKKLVLEKESKISLLEKDLTNCKNELREREKDLTKCKTEMSEREKRLDAAQQAQVAMQSEIENLKAEISKLKGDSERFRKSFSNIKRKLDKEKDDLNRENQSLSKQLEEAKEAGKRTTADATVEQAVKERDEKEQKIQILDKFHRSLKDDLKKKDDELTKEKTERKSVEKVFGDSLAKIKQEKAKVDEELVKLERYQTALAQLSEELDKLKQADGNLPEGTSAVQALSGSVLNDQAAAYVSAVDYFERMARTIVLNSQDSTKSTGTVTEASPATVEPSATVKASPSKAPVATTQQPTKEKRLVSLKPSAELRRPVRRIKRPQFIKPEEPPQADVEMPEAEGAGDEGKQPSSHVLTESQVATMAPPVQTHVRKRQADSLISEPHQGTQGETSSETAPPASKKPKGSESEPDTTETLSKEPDVDESMDATTGAEDDNEETEAETAEEKTEETTEAQQESEAEEQEKADEPVEENPAETETIPTEEEFKEQTEQENQDLLGDVEFDKEEGELDLDTLDDLEEARDVATTPTQSPSRMETTMEEPETTIEPPLEDVKNDEAAEEVSDKPNDDNNQQVAETDLKPETTIATTVSASTSSTPASASPSETPETEEAKRAASPSRTINIADKAKEKAALRQAGVATLGGTRTPSPGNRAPLSSTLRGRGRIANTRGGRLPTRGGRTPRGGGGGRGPPPSQP, from the exons ATGCCCTTGTTTATGCCAGACGATGATCTCGCGCGGCTCTCAAACGACGCCGCGTCGGTGGTTGTGGTTGCAGAGAGAGCCGACGAGTACATCCGAAAGCTGTACGCAGATTTGGACAGTGTACGTGCCAAGGCCGATGCTGCTTCCATCACGGCGGAGCAGACGTGCTCGCTCCTCGAGCAGAAGTACCTCTCGCTCTCTCGGGATTTCGCGTCGCTTGAATCTCATAACGCGAAGCTTCAGTCTGATCTCGACGATCGATTGGCTGAGCTCGCGCAGTCTCAGGCGCAGAAGCACCAGCTTCATTTGCAATCG ATTGAGAAGGATGGAGAGTTGGAGAGGGTGACGACGGAGATGTCGGAGCTGCATAAGTCCAAAAGGCAACTGATGGAGTTGCTGGAGCAGAGAGATTCTGAGATTAGCGAGAAGAATTCGAATATCAAGAGCTatttggagaagatt GTTAAGCTGACTGACGCTAGCTCGGAGAAGGAGTCTAGATTTGCTGAAGCAGGAGCTGAATTAGCACGATCGCAAGCTATGTGCTTTCGTTTGTCTCAGGAGAAAGAGCTCATGGAGAGACATACGAAATGGCTTGATGAGGAGTTAACAGCTAAAGTTGATAGCTATGCTGAACTCCGTAGGAGGCATTCTGATCTCGAGGCGGAAATGTCAGCGAAGCTTGTGGAC GTTGAGAAGAATTATAATGAGTGCTCTAGTTCGTTGAATTGGCATAAGGAAAGATTGAGAGAGCTCGAAACGAAGATTACTTCATTACAAGAG GAACTCAGCTCGTGTAAAGATGCAGCAACGACGACTGAAGAGCAATACAGTGCTGAGCTTCTCACT GCAAACAAGCTTGTTGAGCTGTACAAGGAAAGTTCGGAGGAATGGTCTAGAAAGGCTGGGGAACTTGAGGGTGTCATTAAGGCCTTAGAG GCACGCTTGAGCCAAGTCGAGAGTGGGTATAAAGATAGACTTGAGAAAGAAATGTCTACGAACCAGAAGTTGGAGAAG GAGAACGAAGACATTAAACAAAAACTTGAGAAGTATGAAGCAGAAATTGAGAAAACTCGGAAAACAGATGAACTAACGCTTGTACCTTTCAGCAGTTTCACAAG AGGGGTTGACGTTTCTGGGACCAGCAACATGATAGAGGAAAGCCATGAAATAATTTCCAAGGTTCCTGCTGGTGTGTCAGGAACGGCACTGGCAGCATCACTCCTACGTGACGGATGGAGT CTGACCAAAATTTATGAGAAGTATCAAGAGGCTGTTGATGCTATGAGACATGAGCAGTTAGGTCGAAAGGAAGCGGAGTTGATACTACAACGG GTTTTATCCGAATTAGAAGAGAAAGCGGGGTTCTTCCAAGAGGAAAGAG GCGAGCATGAGCGTTTGGTTGAAGCTTACTCTCTCGTCAGTCAAAAACTTCAGGATTCTGTCTCTGAACAATCATATATGGAGAAGATCATCATGGAGCTAAAG gCTGAATTGAGGAGGCGGGAACGTGAAAGTATTCTATATCAGAAAGATATATCTGACCTACAGAAGCAG GTAACGATACTACTGAAGGAGTGTCGTGATGTCCAACTTCGCTGTGGAGCTGCTAgggatgaggaagaagatgatacCCAGCTTTCTGATGTCGAGATGGATCTGGAATCTGAAGCTGATAAAATCATTTCAGAGCATCTT TTGAAGTTTAAAGATATAAATGGACTAGTTGAGCAGAATGTTAAGCTCAGGAATCTTGTTCGTAGTCTCTCAGAGCAGATTGAAAGTAGGGAAATGGAGCTGAAG GAGAAGTATGAGATAGACCTGAAGAAAAAGACTGATGAAGCTTCTTCAAAAGTAGCCATCGTGCTAGAAAGAGCTGAAGAACAGGGTAAAATGATTGAATCACTGCACGCATCT GTTGCAATGTATAAACGACTATATGAAGAGGAACAGAAACTCCATTCATCTAATTCTCATTTTTCAGTTTCTCCTCCAG CTGTAGTGCCAGGAAGGAAGAACTTCTTACATCTGCTTGAGGATTCACAG GAAGCTACTAAGAGAGCCCAAGAAAAAACTTTTGAACGCATTCGAAGTCTGGAAGAAGATTTAGCGAAGGCTAGGAGTGAGATAATTGCGATTAGGTCTGAGCGTGATAAGTTGTCCATGGAGGCAAATTTTGCTAGGGAAAAACTAGAAGGCATCATGAAAGAATCTGAACGCAAG AGGGAAGAAATGAACAGTGTTCTGGCAAGAAACATAGAGTTCTCGCAGCTGATCATCGACCACCAACGGAAGTTACGTGAGAGTTCTGAGTCTCTGCATGCAGCGGAAGGGATTTCTAGAAAATTATCTATGGAG GTATCGGTgctaaaacaagaaaaagaggTTTTATCAAATGCTGAGAAAAGAGCCTCTGACGAAGTTTGTGTTTTATCTCAGAGAGTTTATCGTCTTCAG GCTACCTTGGATACTATCCAGAGTACAGAGGAAGTTCGTGAG GAAGCAAGAGCTGTCGAGAGAAGGAAACAAGAGGAGCATATCAAGCAACTTGAG AAAGAATGGGCTGAAGCTAAAAGAgaattgcaagaagaaaggagCAATGCGCGGAATAGCACTTCGGACCGCAATCAAACTTTGAACAATGCTGTTAGGCAGGTCGAAGAAATGGGGAAAGAATTGGCTAATGCCTTGAAGGATGTCTCGGAAGCAGAATCCAGGGCTTCTGTGGCTGAG GCTAGACTTTCTGATTTGGAGAAGAAGATAAGATCTTCAGATCCTAAG GTTCGTGATATGGACAGTGGTGCAGTCGTCTCTCTTTCTGATAATGAG ATCTCCGTAGGCCTTCATACTGCTAAAGACGAAATGGAGAAGTTGAGGGGAGAAGTAGAATCTAGCAAAAGCCACATGCTTCAG TACAAGAGTATAGCTCAGGTGAATGAAACAGCTTTAAAGCAGATGGAATCTGCCCATGAGAACTTCAGAATTGAG GCTGAAAAGACACATAAATCGTTGGAAGAAGAGCTTGTTTCTCTTAGAGAAAGGGTGTCAGAACTTGAAAACGACTGTATACAAAAATCTGAGCAAATAGCCAATGCTGCTGCAGGAAAAGAAGATGCTCTTGTATCAGCATCAGCTGAAATTGCAAGTCTGAGAGAAGAAAGCTTAATTAAAAG TTCCCAAATCGAAGCAGTTAATATCCAAATGTCCACTTTGAAAAATGACCTCGAGAAAGAACATGAAAAATGGCGTGTTGCTCAGAGAAATTATGAAAGACAG GTTATTTTGCAGTCTGAAACCATTCAAGAGCTGACGAAAACATCACAGGCTTTGGCTTCCCTTCAAGAGGAGGCATCTGAACTACGTAAATTGGCTGATGCAAGGGGAACGGAAATT tccGAGCTTACCTCCAAGTGGAGTGAAGAGAAATATATGCTAGAGCAGCAAAAGAATCTAGCGGAGAAGAAGTATCATGAACTCAACGAACAG AACAAAATACTGCATAGCCGACTTGAGGCTATGCATCTTCACTCGGCTGAGAAAGATAGCCGTTCTGGAAAAATATCATCTGAAAGCACTGGCTCAGATCAACTCGGAGATTCTGGTTTGCAAACTGTAGTTAATTATTTGCGCAGAACAAAGGAAATA GCAGAAACAGAGATATCACTTATGAAACAGGAAAAATTGCGGTTGCAATCGCAA CTTGAGAGTGCCGTGAAGATGGCAGACTCTGCCCGGGGTTCACTTAATGCTGAGCGTGCCAGTACAAGAGCCACATTATTGACTGAGGATGAAATCAAATCTCTTCAGCTTCAG GTTAATGAGATGAACTTGCTCCGCGAAAGCAACATACAACTCAGGGAGGAAAACAAACACAATTTTGAGGAGTGCCAG AGATTGCGTGAAGTATCTCAAAAGGCTAGGATGGATTTCGAAAACTCAGAAAATCTATTGAAGCAAAAGCAGACCGAGTTAGACTTGTGTATGAAAGAAACGGAAAGGCTAAGGAAGGAGATAGATCTTCAAAAAAGGAGGGTTGATGAG TTGCGAGAGACGTATAAAAACATTGATGTTGCTGACTACAATCGCCTCAAAGATGAAGTGCGGCAATTCGAG GAGAAACTGAAAGGGAAAGATGCTCATATTGAGGAAATCAAGAAGCTTGTGTTAGAGAAGGAGAGTAAGATATCCCTACTAGAGAAGGATCTAACAAACTGCAAAAACGAActgagagagagggagaaggaTCTAACAAAATGCAAAACAGAAATGAGTGAGAGGGAGAAGAGGTTAGACGCTGCCCAGCAAGCACAG gTGGCTATGCAGTCAGAGATAGAGAATCTGAAAGCAGAGATCTCTAAGTTGAAAGGAGATTCTGAAAGGTTCAGAAAATCTTTTTCTAACATTAAGAGGAAGCTCGATAAAGAAAAGGACGACTTAAACAGAGAAAACCAGTCACTCTCTAAACAGTTAGAGGAAGCCAAAGAGG CTGGAAAGAGAACGACAGCTGATGCTACGGTGGAGCAGGCCGTTAAGGAGAGAGatgaaaaagaacaaaagatCCAG ATATTGGATAAGTTTCATCGTTCACTGAAAGATGACCTTAAGAAGAAAGATGACGAATTAACTAAAGAGAAAACAGAACGCAAGTCTGTTGAGAAAGTATTCGGAGACTCATTGGCCAAAATTAAACAG GAGAAAGCAAAAGTAGATGAAGAGCTTGTTAAACTCGAGAGGTATCAGACGGCATTGGCTCAACTCTCTGAAGAATTGGACAAATTGAAGCAAGCTGATGGAAATCTTCCCGAG gGTACTTCAGCTGTTCAGGCTCTCTCTGGAAGCGTATTGAATGACCAAGCCGCTGCGTACGTGTCAGCTGTAGACTATTTTGAACGCATGGCTCGTACTATTGTCCTCAATTCTCAAGATAGCACAAAATCTACTGGTACGGTGACTGAAGCTTCCCCTGCTACAGTTGAGCCTTCAGCCACTGTCAAAGCCTCTCCTTCAAAAGCTCCGGTGGCAACTACCCAACAGCCAACCAAGGAGAAGAGATTGGTTTCGCTGAAACCAAGCGCCGAGCTCCGCAGACCGGTTAGGAGGATTAAACGTCCTCAATTTATTAAACCAGAGGAACCTCCTCAAGCTGATGTTGAGATGCCAGAAGCTGAGGGAGCTGGTGATGAAGGAAAACAGCCTTCCTCCCATGTTTTAACAGAGAGCCAAGTAGCCACAATGGCACCACCTGTTCAGACACATGTCCGTAAACGCCAGGCTGATTCATTGATTTCTGAGCCACATCAAGGGACCCAAGGGGAAACCAGTTCCGAAACTGCACCACCTGCGTCGAAGAAGCCAAAAGGATCCGAGTCCGAACCTGATACTACCGAAACCCTCTCTAAAGAGCCAGACGTGGATGAATCCATGGATGCGACTACTGGCGCCGAGGATGACAATGAAGAAACAGAAGCCGAGACTGCAGAGGAGAAAACTGAGGAAACGACGGAAGCACAACAAGAAAGTGAAGCTGAAGAGCAGGAGAAAGCTGATGAACCAGTAGAAGAGAATCCAGCTGAGACAGAAACCATCCCTACCGAAGAAGAGTTTAAGGAGCAGACCGAACAAGAGAATCAAGATCTTCTGGGAGACGTGGAGTTTGATAAAGAGGAAGGAGAGCTCGATCTAGATACTCTGGACGATCTCGAAGAAGCCAGGGATGTAGCTACTACACCCACGCAGTCACCTAGTAGGATGGAGACAACAATGGAAGAACCTGAAACAACCATTGAACCACCACTAGAAGATGTTAAGAACGATGAAGCTGCTGAAGAAGTCTCTGATAAACCCAACGATGATAACAATCAACAAGTAGCAGAAACCGATCTCAAGCCAGAGACCACAATCGCTACAACTGTCTCAGCATCCACTTCCTCTACTCCAGCTTCTGCAAGTCCGAGCGAAACACCAGAAACTGAAGAAGCGAAAAGAGCAGCTTCGCCAAGTAGAACTATTAATATAGCTGATAAAGCAAAAGAGAAAGCAGCTCTAAGACAAGCCGGTGTAGCCACTCTTGGTGGAACACGAACTCCTTCACCGGGCAACCGAGCTCCTTTATCATCCACCCTCAGAGGTCGTGGTCGAATTGCAAACACTCGAGGCGGCAGACTGCCTACTCGTGGTGGCCGAACCCcacgtggtggtggtggtggacgTGGCCCACCCCCGAGCCAGCCGTGA